In a single window of the Solea solea chromosome 14, fSolSol10.1, whole genome shotgun sequence genome:
- the ankhd1 gene encoding ankyrin repeat and KH domain-containing protein 1 isoform X5: MQDAVAGTAMLTDGFEDEIDSVTPRSPVAGMGVGATPGGVGLGGIGIGVGGKKVRLYGEPGGPATERLDFKLAAAAVLSSGPGSGSDEDEVSEVESFILDQEDLDNPIMKTASELLLSSATDGVDLRTVDPETQARLEALLEAAGIGKLSTADGKAFADPEVLRRLTSSVSCALDEAAAALTRMRAENTLNAGQADNRSLAEACSDGDVNAVRKLLDEGRSVNEHTEEGESLLCLACSAGYYELAQVLLAMHANVEDRGIKGDITPLMAAASGGYVDIVKLLLVHGADVNAQSSTGNTALTYACAGGFVDVVKVLLKEGANIEDHNENGHTPLMEAASAGHVEVARVLLEYGAGINTHSNEFKESALTLACYKGHLDMVRFLLEAGADQEHKTDEMHTALMEACMDGHVEVARLLLDSGAQVNMPADSFESPLTLAACGGHVELAALLIERGANLEEVNDEGYTPLMEAAREGHEEMVALLLAQGANINAQTEETQETALTLACCGGFLEVADFLIKAGADIELGCSTPLMEAAQEGHLELVKYLLAAGANVHATTATGDTALTYACENGHTDVADVLLQAGANLEHESEGGRTPLMKAARAGHLCTVQFLISKGANVNRATANNDHTVVSLACAGGHLAVVELLLAHGADPTHRLKDGSTMLIEAAKGGHTNVVSYLLDYPNNILSVPAPDLSQLTPPSQDASQVPRVPIQALAMVVPPQEPDRAPSNITTPSPISSKGMSKQRQASLQPGVPTSVGRGPEAEPLPPFHLCQPLECIVEETEGKLNELGQRISAIEKAQLQSLELIQGEPLTKDKIEELKKSREEQVQKKKKILKELQKVERQLQLKTQQQFTKEYMEAKGLKEEQECGVSQGPGPGSTTSVPGPLSTLPGAQLHTSSDTDEEANKDGEQEEELGENGEEVNLSEEEDDDDDDDDDDDDDDEEEEEGSDEEVDGEEEDYPKLPQVGTILYRDRPQLPQQPPLPPSPQAQPQPPPPPLQTAFVPVQPLPDYNPADYPGSTSPELQRVLVGQQMLGQQQQGQQLAGLGPGMIPQQAPDGLMVATPAQTLTDTLDDIMAAVSNRVPMLNTTTSPTPLSQPPTQTPANISSPPSVLPLYPAVDIDAHTESNHDTALTLACAGGHEELVSVLIARGANIEHRDKKGFTPLILAATAGHVGVVEVLLDKGGDIEAQSERTKDTPLSLACSGGRQEVVELLLLRGANKEHRNVSDYTPLSLAASGGYVNIIKILLNAGAEINSRTGSKLGISPLMLAAMNGHVPAVKLLLDMGSDINAQIETNRNTALTLACFQGRAEVVSLLLDRKANVEHRAKTGLTPLMEAASGGYAEVGRVLLDKGADVNAPPVPSSRDTALTIAADKGHYKFCELLINRGAHIDVRNKKGNTPLWLAGNGGHFDVVQLLVHASADVDAADNRKITPLMAAFRKGHVKVVQYLVKEVNQFPSDIECMRYIATIADKELLKKCHQCMETIVKAKDQQAAEANKNASILLKELDLEKSREESKKQALAAKREKRKEKRKKKKEEQKRKMEEEEGHKVKEEFSEMQEQKEDSADEADVPIEPPSATTTTTIGISATSTTFTTAFGKKRASVATTPSTNRKNKKNKTKDSSPNEPIILQDPQVALAQHKADKNKIHGEPRGGGGGVTGGNSDSDPLDSTDCASESSSSGGKSQELNYLPDLTSCASSSSSSSSSSSSSALSSGVAQALLPGPEKRHCPQPHTDNKVDSKVTVSISKPLQRAPDMSSDSSNSLPSPFKTMALPITSPNSKLSLTSPKRGQKREEGWKEVVRRSKKLSVPASVVSRIMGRGGCNITAIQDVTGAHIDVDKQKDKNGERMITIRGGTESTRYAVQLINALIQDPAKELEDLIPRNHIRAPGSKTSSTSFPSTTGATSGSTTGPKALSSLVTSTGVSFQPSSSSSSSSSQAGGKIGKGLSSNVRQPFPVSLPLAYAHPQLALLAAQTMHQIRHPRLPMAQFGGTFSPAASTWGPFPVRPVSPGSANSSPKHNGTNSTGGQARPNSSHGDHSATVSSGAAVTTNNTATTSAPNTPTAAASPHTPNPTPYNPQPSIPTPSSVRKQLFLPDPKPAGVISVSAASASGTNAVRGTGSPAHHSSTTTTAIASQQPVGPISQPSLQQAAKLEPCTIAPPGKDKPSLPVESQPVSVSESINSLGFTAPAMALPPKSEPRQQLPPLPSSVPSTEAPPPLLISQPSSHLPSAPPPVLSHNVAHPNNTVPHFSAPAPRVSHRMQPPGPYYSVPEQQQQQQQQQQQQQTQQQQSVFVPFNAQQEAPKQTQNQTSQPTSLPHQAQAPGSLQVSNLGMMNGSQIQHVANAGKPQQIPPNFGPAGLFNFSSIFDNNSQVGNNQVWGACHLPARSPPEQSYSAPPAYMSMGQIENMMPPPPPDSSKAPGYRSGSQRMVNSPIALTSYATSISGSPVYLHGHTGVGTPSFSRQHFSPHPWSASTSGESPVPPPSTVSSSAHSTSAVAPPPQPKPGSSSQQDRKVPPPIGTERLARIRQTGTVNPPLLTTSYTASVGQGGIWSFGVGSASEAMSGWSQPLMSSHMMHPQLQAEQSAFSQHQPMEQDDTGIANPANNYHQPQHLPNSYMDFPKGMPMSMYGGTMLPPHPPMAEGPGAPMYNGLHAGDPAWSPIIKVVPNNADNSDPQQQVWPGTWAPHVGNVHLNHVN; this comes from the exons ATGCAGGATGCAGTAGCCGGGACGGCAATGCTGACGGACGGCTTCGAGGACGAGATTGACTCGGTGACTCCTCGCTCCCCAGTGGCAGGGATGGGGGTAGGAGCGACACCAGGAGGAGTCGGACTAGGGGGCATTGGGATTGGTGTTGGTGGAAAGAAAGTACGTTTGTACGGCGAACCAGGCGGACCTGCTACAGAAAGACTGGATTTCAAACTAGCGGCCGCGGCCGTCCTCTCCTCGGGTCCAGGATCCGGCAGCGACGAAGACGAGGTTTCAGAG GTGGAGTCATTCATTTTGGACCAGGAGGACCTGGATAACCCCATCATGAAGACAGCGTCAGAACTGCTTTTGTCAAGCGCCACAGACGGGGTAGATTTAAGGACTGTTGATCCAGAGACACAGGCCCGACTTGAAGCCCTACTGGAAGCTGCAG GCATCGGTAAACTGTCCACTGCCGATGGTAAAGCTTTTGCAGACCCCGAGGTGCTACGACGACTGACGTCATCTGTGAGCTGTGCCCTGGATGAGGCTGCAGCAGCCCTGACACGAATGAGAGCTGAAAACACACTCAACGCCGGCCAAGCTGACAA CCGTAGTTTAGCAGAGGCGTGCTCGGATGGCGATGTCAACGCCGTGCGCAAATTGTTGGATGAGGGACGAAGCGTCAATGAACACACAGAAGAAGGGGAGAGCCTGCTGTGCCTCGCCTGCTCGGCTGGCTACTATGAACTTGCACAG GTTTTGTTGGCCATGCATGCAAACGTGGAGGACAGGGGCATCAAGGGGGACATAACGCCACTTATGGCTGCTGCCAGTGGAGGTTATGTGGACATTGTTAAACTACTTCTGGTCCATGGGGCAGATGTAAACGCACAGTCCTCCACAG GCAACACAGCTCTGACGTACGCATGCGCCGGTGGCTTTGTGGATGTGGTGAAAGTTCTGCTAAAAGAAGGTGCTAACATTGAGGACCACAACGAGAATGGACACACACCTCTTATGGAGGCGGCCAGTGCTGGCCACGTGGAGGTGGCCAGAGTACTGTTGGAGTATGGTGCCGGCATCAACACGCACTCCAATGAGTTCAAGGAGAGTGCTCTCACACTTGCCTGCTACAAAG GTCACCTGGATATGGTGCGTTTTCTTTTGGAAGCTGGAGCAGACCAGGAACATAAAACAGATGAGATGCACACAGCACTCATGGAGGCATGCATG GATGGCCATGTGGAGGTGGCGCGACTGTTGTTGGACAGTGGTGCTCAGGTGAACATGCCAGCCGATTCCTTTGAGTCGCCCCTCACACTCGCAGCCTGTGGCGGACATGTGGAGTTGGCAGCCTTGCTCATAGAGAGAGGAGCCAACTTGGAGGAG GTTAATGATGAGGGCTACACTCCCCTGATGGAGGCAGCTAGAGAAGGCCATGAAGAGATGGTAGCACTGCTACTGGCTCAAG GTGCTAACATCAACGCCCAGACAGAAGAGACCCAGGAGACAGCTTTGACTTTAGCGTGCTGTGGAGGTTTCTTGGAAGTGGCTGACTTCCTCATCAAGGCGGGAGCAGACATCGAGTTGGGCTGCTCAACTCCTCTCATGGAGGCGGCACAGGAAGGCCATCTGGAGTTGGTCAAATACTTACTGGCTGCAg GGGCAAATGTTCACGCCACCACAGCAACAGGTGACACGGCGTTGACGTATGCATGTGAGAATGGACACACTGATGTTGCTGATGTGCTGCTGCAGGCTGGAGCCAACTTG GAACATGAGTCTGAAGGGGGGCGGACGCCCTTAATGAAGGCAGCAAGAGCAGGACATCTCTGTACAGTGCAGTTCCTTATCAGCAAAG GTGCTAACGTAAACAGAGCTACTGCCAACAATGACCACACAGTGGTGTCTCTGGCGTGTGCTGGAGGACATCTGGCTGTCGTGGAGTTGCTGCTTGCTCATGGGGCAGATCCTACACACAGACTCAAA GATGGCTCAACGATGTTGATAGAAGCTGCTAAGGGTGGCCACACCAATGTGGTGTCCTATTTATTGGACTATCCTAACAACATCCTGTCTGTCCCAGCACCTGATCTGTCCCAGCTCACTCCTCCCTCGCAAGATGCCTCTCAG GTTCCTCGTGTCCCAATCCAAGCCCTCGCCATGGTAGTGCCCCCACAGGAGCCCGACCGAGCCCCATCAAACATCACCACACCCTCACCCATCTCCAGCAAAG GCATGTCCAAACAGAGACAAGCATCCCTTCAGCCCGGTGTCCCCACATCAGTTGGTCGGGGGCCTGAAGCAGAGCCTCTGCCACCCTTCCACTTGTGCCAACCTCTTGAGTGCATTGTGGAGGAGACGGAGGGCAAGCTCAATGAGCTGGGCCAGAGAATCAGCGCTATTGAGAAGGCTCAGCTTCAGTCGCTAGAGCTCATTCAGGGGGAGCCGCTCACCAAAGACAAGAttgaggagctgaagaagagccGAGAGGAACAG gtgcagaagaagaagaaaatcttgAAGGAGTTGCAGAAGGTTGAACGCcagctgcagctgaaaacacaacaacagttcACCAAAGAGTACATGGAGGCTAAGGGCTTAAAAGAGGAACAGGAATGCGGAGTTAGCCAGGGTCCGGGGCCTGGGAGTACAACGTCTGTGCCGGGGCCCCTTTCCACTCTACCAGGTGCCCAGCTACACACCAGCTCCGACACAGATGAAGAGGCCAACAAAGAtggggagcaggaggaggagctgggagAGAATGGCGAAGAGGTGAACCTCTcg gaagaggaagatgacgatgatgatgacgacgacgacgatgatgatgatgatgaggaggaggaggagggttcaGACGAAGAGGTAGATGGCGAAGAGGAAGATTACCCAAAGCTTCCTCAGGTGGGTACAATCCTCTACAGGGATAGGCCACAGCTGCCGCAGCAGCCTCCTCTGCCCCCTTCGCCACAGGCTCAACCCCAGCCTCCCCCTCCGCCTCTTCAGACTGCCTTCGTTCCTGTCCAGCCCCTGCCAGACTACAACCCTGCAGATTACCCAGGAAGTACTAGCCCGGAGTTGCAGAGGGTACTGGTGGGACAGCAGATGCTGGGCCAACAGCAGCAGGGTCAACAGTTAGCAGGGTTGGGCCCAGGAATGATACCTCAGCAGGCCCCAGATGGGCTCATGGTAGCCACACCtgcacagacactcacagacacgcTAGATGACATCATGGCAG CTGTGAGCAACCGCGTACCCATGCTGAACACTACAACCTCACCCACACCCCTGTCCCAGCCACCCACACAGACGCCTGCAAACATCTCCTCGCCACCTTCAGTCCTGCCCCTCTATCCCGCTGTTGACATCGATGCACAT ACTGAGAGCAACCATGATACAGCACTGACGCTGGCATGTGCGGGAGGACACGAGGAGCTTGTGTCTGTTCTCATTGCACGGGGAGCGAACATCGAGCACCGGGACAAAAAAG GTTTTACCCCTCTTATACTGGCTGCTACTGCTGGTCATGTAGGAGTCGTGGAGGTGCTCCTGGACAAAGGCGGTGATATTGAGGCTCAGTCGGAGAGAACCAAAGACACACCCCTCTCCCTGGCCTGCTCTGGAGGACGCCAAGAG GTTGTTGAGTTGCTGCTGCTTCGGGGAGCCAATAAGGAACACCGCAATGTTTCAGACTACACGCCTCTTAGCTTGGCCGCTTCTGGGGGTTACGTTAACATCATCAAAATACTCCTCAACGCTGGAGCTGAGATTAACTCCAG GACTGGCAGCAAGCTTGGAATCTCCCCTTTGATGCTGGCAGCTATGAATGGTCATGTACCGGCAGTGAAGCTCTTGCTAGATATGGGCTCGGACATCAATGCCCAGATTGAGACGAACAGAAACACAGCCTTGACCCTAGCCTGCTTCCAGGGACGGGCAGAGGTTGTCAGTCTGCTGCTAGATCGCAAGGCTAATGTCGAGCATCGTGCTAAG ACTGGTCTGACTCCTCTGATGGAGGCAGCCTCAGGCGGTTATGCAGAAGTGGGCCGAGTGCTGCTGGATAAAGGTGCAGATGTTAATGCTCCCCCTGTTCCCTCATCCCGAGACACTGCCCTCACCATTGCTGCAGACAAGGGCCACTACAAGTTTTGTGAGCTGCTCATCAACAG GGGTGCCCATATCGATGTACGAAATAAAAAAGGGAACACGCCGTTATGGTTGGCGGGAAATGGTGGCCATTTTGATGTGGTCCAGCTTTTGGTACATGCCAGTGCTGATGTGGACGCAGCTGATAACCGCAAGATTACTCCGCTCATGGCTGCATTTCGCAAg gGTCACGTGAAGGTGGTGCAATATCTTGTGAAGGAAGTTAACCAATTCCCATCAGATATTGAGTGCATGAGATATATTGCCACAATTGCTGATAAG gaGTTGTTGAAGAAGTGCCACCAGTGCATGGAGACCATCGTCAAAGCCAAAGACCAGCAGGCAGCCGAGGCTAACAAGAACGCTAGCATTCTTCTCAAGGAGCTAGACTTGGAGAAG tcaAGAGAGGAGAGCAAGAAGCAGGCTCTGGCTGCTAAGCGTGAGAAGCGTAAGGAAAAgcgcaagaagaagaaggaggagcagaagaggaagatggaggaagaggagggccACAAAGTCAAGGAAGAGTTTTCTGAAATGCAGGAGCAGAAGGAGGATTCAGCTGATG AAGCAGATGTTCCTATCGAGCCTCCCAGtgcaaccaccaccaccaccattggTATATCTGCCACCTCTACCACTTTCACCACAGCTTTTGGTAAGAAGCGAGCCAGTGTGGCCACTACGCCAAGCACTAAtcgcaaaaacaaaaagaacaagacAAAGGACTCCTCGCCCAATGAACCTATCATATTACAGGATCCTCAG GTTGCACTAGCACAGCACAAGGCTGACAAGAACAAGATCCATGGTGAGCCACGGGGCGGGGGTGGGGGAGTGACGGGTGGCAACAGCGACTCTGACCCCTTGGACAGCACCGACTGTGccagtgagagcagcagcagtggaggcaAAAGTCAGGAGCTCAACTACCTCCCTGACCTCACTTCCTgcgcttcctcctcctcctcctcctcctcttcctcctcctcttcagcccTGTCCTCAGGAGTTGCCCAGGCCCTCCTGCCCGGCCCCGAGAAGAGACACTGTCCTCAGCCACATACTGACAACAAGGTGGACAGCAAGGTCACAGTCTCTATCTCAAAGCCATTGCAAAG AGCTCCAGACATGAGCAGCGACTCCTCCAACTCCTTACCCTCTCCATTCAAGACCATGGCTCTTCCCATCACCTCACCCAACAGTAAGCTCAGCCTCACGAGCCCTAAGAGAGGCCAGAAGAGAGAAGAAGGTTGGAAGGAGGTTGTCAGAAG ATCGAAGAAGTTGTCTGTGCCAGCCTCAGTTGTGTCTCGAATCATGGGCCGAGGAGGCTGCAACATCACAGCTATCCAAGACGTGACAGGAGCGCACATCGATGTGGACAAGCAGAAGGATAAAAACGGGGAGAGGATGATCACCATAAG AGGAGGGACAGAGTCTACAAGGTATGCAGTCCAGCTGATCAACGCCCTAATCCAAGACCCAGCCAAAGAGCTTGAGGATCTTATCCCGAGGAATCACATCAGAGCCCCAGGCTCTAAAACGTCCTCCACGTCCTTCCCCAGTACCACAGGGGCCACCAGTGGTTCAACCACTGGCCCAAAGGCCCTGAGTTCATTAGTCACCTCCACAGGCGTCTCGTTTCAgccctcctcatcttcatcttcatcatcctctcaGGCTGGGGGAAAGATTGGGAAAGGCCTGTCATCAAACGTCAGACAGCCTTTCCCCGTGTCTTTGCCATTGGCATACGCCCACCCTCAGCTTGCTCTCCTCGCTGCTCAGACCATGCACCAGATCAGGCACCCTCGTCTACCCATGGCTCAGTTTGGTGGTACCTTTTCTCCTGCTGCCAGCACATGGGGACCTTTCCCTGTGCGTCCTGTGAGTCCTGGCAGTGCTAACAGCTCCCCCAAACACAACGGAACAAACAGCACTGGAGGCCAGGCCAGACCCAACTCAAGTCATGGTGATCACAGTGCAACAGTCAGCTCAGGAGCTGCAGTTACAACCAACAACACGGCCACCACCAGTGCTCCTAACACGCCTACAGCTGCAGCCTCACCTCATACCCCCAATCCTACCCCGTACAATCCCCAGCCGAGCATCCCGACTCCTTCCTCTGTCAGAAAACAGCTCTTTTTACCTGACCCTAAGCCTGCTGGTGTCATCTCAGTGTCTGCTGCCAGTGCTAGTGGCACAAATGCAGTACGGGGCACTGGTTCTCCTGCCCATCACAGCTCCACGACAACCACTGCTATCGCCTCTCAGCAACCAGTTGGCCCTATCTCGCAGCCATCTCTCCAGCAGGCAGCTAAACTAGAGCCCTGCACCATTGCACCTCCTGGAAAAGACAAGCCTTCACTACCTGTAGAGAGCCAGCCTGTCTCTGTCAGTGAGAGCATCAACTCCCTGGGTTTCACTGCCCCTGCCATGGCTTTACCTCCCAAATCGGAGCCTCGACAGCAGTTACCTCCCCTTCCCTCCTCCGTACCATCCACAGAGGCCCCTCCACCCCTCCTCATTTCACAGCCCAGCTCCCACCttccctcagctcctcctcctgtcctgtCACATAACGTTGCACACCCCAACAACACAGTACCCCATTTCTCAGCTCCTGCGCCCCGAGTCTCCCATCGTATGCAGCCACCAGGGCCTTACTACTCTGTTccggaacaacaacaacagcaacaacagcaacaacagcagcagcagacgcaaCAGCAACAATCTGTGTTTGTGCCGTTCAATGCTCAGCAGGAAGCTCCAAAGCAGACCCAAAACCAGACATCTCAGCCCACAAGTTTGCCACATCAAGCCCAGGCTCCAGGCTCCCTTCAAGTCTCTAACCTAGGAATGATGAACGGTTCTCAGATTCAACATGTGGCCAATGCAGGCAAACCTCAGCAGATTCCTCCCAATTTTGGCCCTGCAGGCCTTTTCAACTTCAGCAGCATCTTTGATAACAACAGCCAG GTTGGTAACAATCAGGTGTGGGGTGCATGCCATCTGCCTGCTCGCTCACCTCCAGAGCAGTCATACTCGGCCCCACCTGCCTACATGAGCATGGGTCAAATTGAGAACATGatgccacctcctcctccagacaGCTCCAAAGCCCCTGGCTACCGCTCTGGGTCCCAGAGGATGGTCAACAGCCCCATCG CTTTGACCAGCTACGCCACCAGTATCTCTGGCAGCCCTGTGTATCTGCATGGTCATACAGGGGTTGGCACACCCTCCTTCAGCAGACAGCACTTTTCCCCTCACCCATGGAGTGCATCCACATCAG GTGAATCTCCTGTCCCACCTCCCTCTACAGTGTCATCCTCTGCGCACTCCACTTCAGCTGTGGCCCCTCCCCCTCAGCCTAAACCAGGCAGCTCATCGCAGCAGGACCGGAAGGTCCCCCCACCCATCGGCACGGAGCGATTGGCCAGGATTAGGCAAACGGGTACAGTCAACCCACCGCTTCTCACCACCAGCTACACGGCATCTGTTGGACAGGGAGGCATTTGGTCATTTGGGGTTGGCAGTGCTTCCG aggcCATGTCCGGTTGGTCCCAGCCCCTGATGAGCAGCCACATGATGCACCCTCAGCTTCAGGCAGAGCAGTCGGCCTTCTCTCAGCACCAGCCCATGGAGCAGGACGACACAGGCATCGCAAACCCTGCTAACAACTACCACCAGCCTCAGCATTTGCCCAACAGTTACATGGACTTCCCAAAG GGGATGCCTATGTCGATGTATGGAGGAACCATGCTGCCGCCTCATCCTCCCATGGCAGAGGGGCCAGGGGCACCGATGTACAATGGTTTGCACGCTGGTGACCCCGCATGGAGTCCCATTATCAAAGTGGTCCCAAACAATGCAGATAATTCTGACCCACAGCAGCAg GTGTGGCCTGGTACTTGGGCACCACATGTGGGCAATGTGCACTTGAACCACGTCAACTAG